A segment of the Mycobacterium intracellulare ATCC 13950 genome:
GAGCTCTACCGATGGTGAGATCAAGGACGACTCTGCGATCCAGGCGCAAACCTGCGCGACGCGTCCGCAAGACCAGTCCATCGCCGTTCGCGCCGGAGTGGACGCCGCCCCCGGCGACCTACGGCGTGGGCGTGCGACACAACGTCGCCGTGCCGATGAGCGACGGCGTCGAACTGCGCGCCGACATCCACTACCCGACGGTGCCCGAGACGGGGCAGGCCGCCGAAGGCCCGTTTCCCGTCTTGCTGTCGATCACGCCCTACGGCAAGAAAGCCCCGCCGCCGGCCGCACAAATCGGCGGCGGCGCGGCGCCCTACCTCATCAAGCGCGGCTACATCGAGGTGATGGTCGACGTCCGCGGCACCGGTTCGTCGGGCGGTTCGTTCGAGATGTGCGGCGACCGGCAGACGCAGGACGGCGTGGAGTTGGTGCAGTGGGCGACCACGCTGCCCAACGCCAACGGCCGCGTCGGCATGGTGGGGCTGTCCTACCTGGCGATCAACCAACTCTTCACCGCGGCCGCCGTCGGCCCGGACTCGCCCCTGAAGGCGATTTTCCCGGTGATGGCGGCCCGCGATTTCTATCGCGACGCCGCCACCATGGGCGGCGTGCCGCACCTGCACGCGGTCCGCGGATACGGGTCGGTCTACACGCTGCTCAACGTGGTCAATCCGACGCTGGAGTGGCTCGCCCGCGGCGGTCACGAGCGGCCGCGTTCGGGCGGTCTCGCCGCGGTTCGCCAGCGCGGACGCGATCAGCGGCGCTACTTCCGGCCACTGATCGCCGAGGTTGTCGTCGGCGGCGAGACAGCCTATAACGGCCCGTTTTGGGACGCGATGAGTCCGGGGCTGGTCCTGTCCAAGATCGCCGCCAACGGCGTCGCGACCTTCCTCGTCGGCGGATGGCACGACGCGTTTCAGCGCGGGGCGCCCCTGAACTACGCCGCGCTGCAGAACGCGGCCGCCGGCCGGCCCGACGACGCACCGATGGAACCCGGCCAACCCGTCTCGGACCGGATCCGATTGATGATGGGCCCGTGGTATCACGTGTCGGACCACGGCGGGCTGCACCTTCAGGCGCTGCAGTTGCGCTGGTTCGAGCACTGGCTCAAAGACGATGCGCGCGCGGCGATTGCGGGGAAGCCGCTGACGTTCCAGGCGATCGGAAGCTCGAACTGGTATCGCGCCGACGACTATCCGCTCGCCGAGGCGACGCCCACTCGTTTCTACCTGTCCGACGCGGGCCGGCTGAGTTCGGATGCCTCGCCCCACACCACTGTTGCGCCGCTGACCTATGTCCCGCGCGGACCCCTGTCGGGCCGCAGCCTGGAGCAGTGGTCGCTGGGGCTTAGCAGCTTTCTGTTCTCCCAGCGCGGCCGCACCATCCGCTACGACCAGGACAACCGCCGCCTGCAGCGCGGCGCGCTGTCCTACACCACCGAGCCATTCGGCCAGGCGAAGCTGGTGGCCGGACCGATCGCGCTGACCATCCACGCGACGGCCACCACCACCGAGACGGTGTGGGTCGCCCACCTCGACGCCGTCGCCCCCGACGGTGCCAGCCGTCCGCTGTCCCAGGGCGCGCTACTCGGTTCGCACCGGAAGCTGGATCCCGACCGCACCTGGTACCTGCCCGACGGCACCGTTCTGCGCCCGCAGCACCTCAGCACCCGAGCGGCCGCGCAGCCCGTCGTGCCCGGGGAGCTCACCCGCTACGACATCGAAATCTTTCCGACGGCCGCGCTGATCGCCGCGGGCCACCGGCTGCGCCTGACGATCACCACCTATGACTTTCCGCATCTGGTGCCCAGCAAGCCGGCTCGCCGGGCCTTGGCCGGCGGGCGCTACCAATTGCATCAGGGCGGGCCGACACCGTCGCACCTCCTTGTTTCGTTGGCAGACCCGGACGCCGTGAGCTGAACCAGGCGTCGAAACACCTGACGGCGTTGGCGTAGTCGCAGGACATCGCGGGTACTGGTCCTCTGAACCCGATGACGGAAGAGGATCCCATGGCGCACCCCGACCGTGACGCAGGCGACGACTTGCTGCAGGAACTCCTGTGGACCTACGGGCCGTGCGGACAGGAGGACGAGGTCCGCGCCGTCATCGCCCGGGAGCTGCAACCCCTCGTCGACGACATGTGGACCGACGACGCCGGAAACCTGATCGGCTACGTCGCCGCCAATGCGTCGGCCAAAAACACCGGGGCGCCCGACCACCGCCAGCGCACACAGGCCATCCCTGGCACCGCGACCCGGGTGATGGCGCACATGGACGAGCTGTCGATGATCGTCAAGCGCGTGGAATCCGACGGCACGCTGCATTTGACGCAGCTGGGAACGATGTACCCGGGCAACTTCGGACTCGGACCGGTCGCGGTGCTCGGCGACAACGAAACCCTCACCGCCGTACTGGCTCTCGGCTCCGAGCACACCACCCAGGAAAGCTCGCGGATTTGGGAGACCAAGCCCGACAAGGGGGACCGGGCACTGGACTGGCATCACGTGTACGTCTTCACCGGCCGCAGCACCGAGGAGCTGGCCGCGGCGGGAGTGCACGCCGGCACCCGGGTGTGCGTCGACCGCAGCAAGCGATCCGTGGTCGAGATCGGAGACTACGTCGGCGCCTACTTCCTCGACGACCGCGCCGCGGTGACCGCGCTGCTGAACGCCGCCCGCCTGTTGCGCGAGCGCAACCAACGCCCGGCCGACGACGTCTACCTGGTCTTCACCACCAACGAGGAGATCGGCGGGGTGGGGGGCACCTACGCCAGCGCGACGCTGCCCGGCCACCTCACGCTCGCCCTGGAAGTCGGCCCCACCGAAGTCGAATACAACACCACGGTCAGCGGCGGGCCGATCATCGGCTACAGCGACGCGTTGTGCATTTACGACAAGGAAGTCGCCGACCGGCTGCTGGAAATCGCCACCGACCAGGGGTTGTCCCCACAGCCGGCCGCGCTGGGCGCATTCGAATCCGACGCGTCGCACGCCAAGGCCACCGGGCAGGCCGCGCGCGCCGGCCTGCTGTGCCTGCCCACGCTGAGCACCCACGGCTATGAGGTCATCGCGCGCCGCGCGATCGACGACATGGCCGCCATCATCGTCGATTTCGTGCTGCAGCCAAGCCAGCAGATCGCCTGAGCCGGGCCGGGAGCAGTCGGGCGAAAACCCGACAATCGCGCTGGTCAGCCTGTTAGTCTGGCGGCGCTTCCGGACGCAGAACGATGGGGTTGGCACGTGGCACGCGTGGTCTCGCAGCTGGGCGATCCGCTCGACAGAGAATCCCCATGACACGGCCACGGATTCGCGCGCGAGCGCCGCTGCGGATCTCCTTCGCCGGCGGCGGCACCGACGTGCCCCCGTTCCCGACGACCGAAGGCGGCTGCGTCCTGTCGGCGACCATCGACCGCTACGCCCAGGGATCGCTCGCCCCGCGCACCGACCGCCGGGTCAGCATCGAGTCGGTGGACTTCAAGACCACGCACGAGATGACGCTGGACAGCGAGATTCTCTACGACGGCAGCCTCGATCTGATCAAGGCCGCGGTGCGCCGGTTCGGCCGTGACGGCACGGACGGCTACGACCTGGTGCTGCGCTCCAGCGCCCCGCCGGGATCGGGGCTGGGCTCGTCGTCGACGATGATGGTCGCGCTCACCGGCCTGCTCGCCGAGCACTACCGGGTGCCCATGGGCGAATACGAGACGGCCCAACTGGCGTGTGCCATCGAACGCGACGACCTGGGCATCGCGGGCGGCATGCAGGACATGTACGCCGCGACGTTCGGCGGCTTCAATTTCATCGAGTTCACCGACCGCGTGATCGTCAACCCGCTGCGAATCCGCGACGAGACCGCCTTCGAGCTCGAGCTCAGCCTGCTGCTGTGCTACACGGGCATCACCCGCGACTCCGCGCGGGTGATCGAGGACCAAACCCGCCGCGCCACAACGGGTTCGGATGACACGCTGGAGGGCCTGCGGGCCCAGAAGGACTTGGCGGTCGCGATGAAGGCGGCGTTGCTGACAGGCAAGCTGAACGACTTCGGTGCGCTGCTGGGCGAGGCGTGGACCCAGAAGAAACGCATGTCGCCCTACATCACCAACGAGCGCATCGACGACCTCTACGAGCTGGCCCTGAAAAACGGGGCGCTGGGCGGAAAGCTCACCGGGGCCGGCGGTGGGGGATACATCCTGTTGTTCTGTGACTTCGCCAAGAAGCACCGGCTCATCGAAGCGCTCGAGGGCGCGGAGGCCAACGTCACCGAATTCGCGTTCGAGAGCAAGGGATTGACGACATGGCTGGCATGACCGGCTCGGACGCGGTCTCGCCGAGCGTGGAGCTGGTTCAGCAGCGCTTGGCCGAAACGATCGCGGTCAAGCAACAGATGCAGCAGGGCGATGTCGCCGCGCAGACCGTCGAGGTCGCGCGCGCGATCATCGTCTCGCTGCGCGCCGGGGGCAAGGTGATCTTCTTCGGCAACGGGGGATCGGCGCAAGACGCCGGGCACCTGGCGGCAGAACTCATGGGCCGCTTTGCCTTTGACCGTCCCGGTCTGGCGGCGATCAGCCTGCCCGACGCGACGGCCGCCATCACGGCGATCTCCAACGACTACTCCTACGACGAGGTGTTCGCCCGCCAGGTTCTCGCCACCGGGCGCCCCGGGGACGTGGTGATCGGGCTGACCACGTCGGGCAACTCTCCCAACGTCGTTCGCGCGCTCGAGGTCGCCGGCCAGGCGGGAATGACGACCGTCACGCTCACGGGCGCACTCGGCGGCAAGGTGGCCGATGTGGCGAAAATCTGCATCCGGGTTCCCAGCGACGACACGGCCCGGGTTCAGGAGGCATGCCTGCACCTGGGCCATTCCATTTGCGAAATGGTCGAGGCGGCACTGTTTCCCGGGCCGTCCTGACATCGACGATGGCCGCAGCCGATCTGCGCGACGTGCGCACCGTCTTTCTGGACCGAGACGGCACCATCAACGTCAAGGCCGCCGAGGGTGAGTACATCCGGTCACCCGCGGAACTGGTGCTGCTACCGGGCGCCGCCGCGGCGCTGGCCGCCCTGAACGCCGCGGGACTGCGGACCGTACTGGTGACCAACCAGCGGTGGCTCTCCGAACCCGCTTCCGATCCAACACATTTCACTGCCGTCCAGAACCGCCTGCAACAACTGCTCGCGGACGACGGCGCCCGGATCGACGCCGCCTACCATTGCCCGCACGCCGCGAACAGTTGCGACTGCCGCAAACCCGGCACCGGCATGTTGGTGCGCGCCGCGGCCGAACACGGCATCGATCTGACCGCATCCGTGATGATTGGCGACAGCGACATCGACATGAGGGCGGGTCGGGCGGCGGGAGCGGCGACCATCCTGCTCCGCTCCGGCGGCGAGGCGTCCCCCGACGCCGACATCGTGGTGGACGACCTTGCCGCCGCGGTCGAGCTCATCCTGGCCGCCCGGGCCGCGCACTAGTTTCGGCTCATTAGACGCCGGCATCCTTGCCGCGGCCGCTACCTGCTCATAACCTGGGCAACATCCGACCGCGTCCAGGAGGCTCGGGCCTGGCGCACCAGACGACGGCAAGCAGGCGGGGCAGGTCATGGCACCATCGCGACGTGCACAGCGGTGTCGCGATGCTGCGGGCGGCGGTCGGTAGCGGTGGCCGGACTGACCGGCGCCCGGGTGGACGAGCTGGCGACGATGGACATCTTCAAGGGATGTCCCCCCGAAGACCTTGCGCCGTTGGCGGGCCGCCTGCAGCCGCTGCGCGCCGCGGCCGGCGAGGTGCTGATGCGCCAGGGGGAGCAAGCCGTCTCGTTCCTGCTGATCTCCTCGGGTACCGCCGAGATCAAACACGTCGGTGACGACGGCGTGGTGATCGTCG
Coding sequences within it:
- a CDS encoding CocE/NonD family hydrolase, producing MGVRHNVAVPMSDGVELRADIHYPTVPETGQAAEGPFPVLLSITPYGKKAPPPAAQIGGGAAPYLIKRGYIEVMVDVRGTGSSGGSFEMCGDRQTQDGVELVQWATTLPNANGRVGMVGLSYLAINQLFTAAAVGPDSPLKAIFPVMAARDFYRDAATMGGVPHLHAVRGYGSVYTLLNVVNPTLEWLARGGHERPRSGGLAAVRQRGRDQRRYFRPLIAEVVVGGETAYNGPFWDAMSPGLVLSKIAANGVATFLVGGWHDAFQRGAPLNYAALQNAAAGRPDDAPMEPGQPVSDRIRLMMGPWYHVSDHGGLHLQALQLRWFEHWLKDDARAAIAGKPLTFQAIGSSNWYRADDYPLAEATPTRFYLSDAGRLSSDASPHTTVAPLTYVPRGPLSGRSLEQWSLGLSSFLFSQRGRTIRYDQDNRRLQRGALSYTTEPFGQAKLVAGPIALTIHATATTTETVWVAHLDAVAPDGASRPLSQGALLGSHRKLDPDRTWYLPDGTVLRPQHLSTRAAAQPVVPGELTRYDIEIFPTAALIAAGHRLRLTITTYDFPHLVPSKPARRALAGGRYQLHQGGPTPSHLLVSLADPDAVS
- a CDS encoding M42 family metallopeptidase, producing MAHPDRDAGDDLLQELLWTYGPCGQEDEVRAVIARELQPLVDDMWTDDAGNLIGYVAANASAKNTGAPDHRQRTQAIPGTATRVMAHMDELSMIVKRVESDGTLHLTQLGTMYPGNFGLGPVAVLGDNETLTAVLALGSEHTTQESSRIWETKPDKGDRALDWHHVYVFTGRSTEELAAAGVHAGTRVCVDRSKRSVVEIGDYVGAYFLDDRAAVTALLNAARLLRERNQRPADDVYLVFTTNEEIGGVGGTYASATLPGHLTLALEVGPTEVEYNTTVSGGPIIGYSDALCIYDKEVADRLLEIATDQGLSPQPAALGAFESDASHAKATGQAARAGLLCLPTLSTHGYEVIARRAIDDMAAIIVDFVLQPSQQIA
- a CDS encoding GHMP family kinase ATP-binding protein gives rise to the protein MTRPRIRARAPLRISFAGGGTDVPPFPTTEGGCVLSATIDRYAQGSLAPRTDRRVSIESVDFKTTHEMTLDSEILYDGSLDLIKAAVRRFGRDGTDGYDLVLRSSAPPGSGLGSSSTMMVALTGLLAEHYRVPMGEYETAQLACAIERDDLGIAGGMQDMYAATFGGFNFIEFTDRVIVNPLRIRDETAFELELSLLLCYTGITRDSARVIEDQTRRATTGSDDTLEGLRAQKDLAVAMKAALLTGKLNDFGALLGEAWTQKKRMSPYITNERIDDLYELALKNGALGGKLTGAGGGGYILLFCDFAKKHRLIEALEGAEANVTEFAFESKGLTTWLA
- a CDS encoding D-sedoheptulose-7-phosphate isomerase, whose product is MAGMTGSDAVSPSVELVQQRLAETIAVKQQMQQGDVAAQTVEVARAIIVSLRAGGKVIFFGNGGSAQDAGHLAAELMGRFAFDRPGLAAISLPDATAAITAISNDYSYDEVFARQVLATGRPGDVVIGLTTSGNSPNVVRALEVAGQAGMTTVTLTGALGGKVADVAKICIRVPSDDTARVQEACLHLGHSICEMVEAALFPGPS
- a CDS encoding D-glycero-alpha-D-manno-heptose-1,7-bisphosphate 7-phosphatase; the encoded protein is MAAADLRDVRTVFLDRDGTINVKAAEGEYIRSPAELVLLPGAAAALAALNAAGLRTVLVTNQRWLSEPASDPTHFTAVQNRLQQLLADDGARIDAAYHCPHAANSCDCRKPGTGMLVRAAAEHGIDLTASVMIGDSDIDMRAGRAAGAATILLRSGGEASPDADIVVDDLAAAVELILAARAAH